From the genome of Leptospira andrefontaineae, one region includes:
- a CDS encoding DUF2147 domain-containing protein has protein sequence MKRTGAIFLFVLFFAGAFSLSADPAPVTGVWRTFNDAGTKEESTVEIYEKDGKIFGKILSLIDPNDKDGKPARCTECDGPEKDKPILGMVIIKGLGADGDKWTGGRILDPNDGTWYKCSLKATEGGKKLEVRGYIGFSLIGRSQFWQKK, from the coding sequence ATGAAGAGAACGGGCGCAATATTCTTATTCGTATTATTTTTTGCGGGAGCATTCAGTCTTTCCGCAGATCCTGCTCCTGTTACGGGAGTATGGAGAACATTCAACGATGCTGGAACGAAAGAAGAATCTACAGTTGAGATCTATGAGAAGGACGGAAAAATTTTCGGAAAGATCCTAAGCCTTATCGATCCAAATGATAAAGATGGAAAACCTGCTCGTTGTACCGAATGTGACGGACCTGAAAAAGATAAACCTATCCTAGGAATGGTTATCATCAAAGGATTAGGAGCTGACGGGGACAAATGGACCGGCGGACGTATTTTAGATCCAAATGACGGAACTTGGTATAAATGTAGCCTAAAAGCAACCGAGGGCGGAAAAAAATTAGAAGTCCGTGGTTATATCGGATTCTCTCTGATTGGTCGCTCCCAATTCTGGCAGAAAAAATAA
- a CDS encoding DUF2147 domain-containing protein: MKKSLVLFVVLAAFLVGESVFADALPVVGKWKTIDDEDGKEKSVVELYEQGGKIYGKIASLRDPLDKDGKPKVCTKCEGADKDKPVIGLVIIKGLSLDDDEYTGGTIMDPNNGKTYKCKLKATDGGAKLNVRGFIGFSLIGRTQTWLKK, encoded by the coding sequence ATGAAAAAATCACTCGTTTTATTTGTCGTTTTGGCGGCGTTTTTAGTTGGCGAATCTGTATTTGCTGATGCGCTTCCAGTAGTCGGAAAATGGAAGACTATAGATGACGAAGACGGTAAAGAAAAGTCCGTAGTAGAACTCTACGAGCAAGGTGGCAAAATTTATGGAAAGATTGCTAGCTTAAGAGATCCTTTGGATAAAGATGGCAAACCAAAAGTTTGCACCAAATGTGAAGGTGCAGATAAAGACAAACCGGTTATCGGTCTTGTTATTATCAAAGGTTTGAGTCTAGATGATGACGAGTATACCGGCGGAACCATCATGGATCCGAACAACGGCAAAACATATAAATGCAAACTAAAAGCCACTGACGGTGGTGCTAAATTGAACGTTAGAGGGTTCATCGGTTTTTCATTGATCGGTAGAACTCAAACTTGGCTTAAAAAATAA
- a CDS encoding DMT family transporter: MNRYKNEAALIFCTLIWGGTFSATKLSLVSISSCLFIGIRFAIATFVFVIYILLKNRKNPVSYPDWKTNKSLYFLAFLLGFWMFMGFAFETIGLKYTTATKSGFLTGTLVVITPILQTLFLKRMPSSGNLLGVIVVMFGLFFLSAESVGEDHKFIISYHLGDVLTLGGAFFFSLYIIYVDKASKSCPLDILLLSQTLVTSVFAFLLAFILHWTEFEPLFIKMDSRVMPALFYNGLISSVGTTFLQTKYQKGISPTRAGLIFSLEPVFSAILAYFTLEERLDATGLIGCSFVLTGVLLAELLGREKKF; encoded by the coding sequence ATGAACAGATATAAAAACGAGGCTGCCTTAATCTTTTGTACCTTGATTTGGGGTGGAACCTTCTCCGCTACAAAACTAAGTTTAGTATCCATTTCTTCCTGTTTGTTTATAGGGATCCGATTTGCGATCGCAACATTTGTTTTTGTAATTTATATTCTTCTTAAAAATAGAAAGAACCCGGTTTCTTATCCGGATTGGAAAACAAATAAATCTTTATACTTCTTGGCATTCCTATTGGGCTTCTGGATGTTTATGGGATTTGCTTTCGAGACGATCGGATTAAAATACACGACCGCTACCAAGTCCGGATTTTTGACCGGGACCTTGGTTGTTATCACTCCGATCTTACAAACTTTATTTTTAAAACGTATGCCAAGCTCAGGGAACTTACTCGGAGTGATCGTAGTAATGTTCGGTTTATTTTTCCTTTCTGCCGAGTCGGTGGGAGAAGATCATAAATTTATAATATCTTATCATCTAGGAGATGTTCTTACTTTAGGCGGAGCGTTTTTCTTTTCTCTTTATATTATCTATGTGGATAAAGCTAGTAAGTCCTGTCCTTTGGACATTCTTCTTTTGTCCCAAACATTGGTGACCAGTGTATTTGCTTTTCTTTTGGCATTCATCTTACATTGGACAGAGTTCGAACCTTTGTTTATCAAAATGGATTCGAGGGTAATGCCGGCTTTATTTTATAATGGTTTGATCTCGTCCGTAGGAACTACGTTCTTACAAACAAAATACCAAAAAGGGATCTCTCCTACAAGAGCAGGGCTTATATTTTCTTTAGAGCCGGTCTTCTCCGCGATTCTTGCCTATTTTACGTTAGAAGAAAGATTAGATGCAACCGGTTTGATCGGATGTAGTTTTGTGCTCACAGGTGTTCTGTTAGCTGAACTATTGGGTCGAGAAAAAAAGTTTTAG
- a CDS encoding M14 family zinc carboxypeptidase, with amino-acid sequence MTGFFRVFLLGFLFYSYIVSCSILRETIPSRPLNDGAISILLKIDKNAREEFEKVTSWEIPYTFIEKDHSYAVIHRDKLKAYGFPKEGINIAKGMPFKYYSGNYQDSLSESIFALADIKKGYKDNILNSHYLFWVHKLFPKHSQYKIIGKSARGREIPAILLTDTNIPDEDKISVLFNCAHHSNEVVSVEHCYDVIYELLAHKKKYSDIFAKLKIWVVPIVNPDGSRVFWHENMSMGRKNGYPGWGQVTEKDNPGVDINRNYPFFWGKTKSNQTSSVSNSVFFRGPYAGSEPETQAMMNLAEKERFAASISYHAFANCILVPYTIDGTSNPEPDLVWSLGKRIASSVESKNPNHNFSAKKNIYGVDGVDQDYYFFKYGTLAYLIESSHLNPPYSDVPKIVESLRPAWTILLEEIADGSKLYFKIKDEHGSPLVANIKFDKLLFYHGEVRTSRKEDGMFFQSFPGIRGIKLKVEKEGYETVNWEGTTWRSWKAVDIVLRKKAPAQ; translated from the coding sequence GTGACGGGCTTCTTTCGGGTCTTTCTACTCGGCTTCTTATTTTATTCTTATATAGTTTCCTGTTCTATTCTTAGGGAAACCATTCCTTCTCGCCCATTGAACGATGGGGCTATCTCTATTCTTTTAAAAATTGATAAAAACGCCAGAGAGGAATTTGAGAAGGTCACCTCTTGGGAAATTCCTTATACATTTATAGAGAAGGATCATAGTTATGCGGTGATCCACAGGGATAAACTGAAGGCTTACGGTTTTCCTAAAGAAGGGATCAATATCGCGAAAGGGATGCCTTTCAAATATTATTCCGGAAATTACCAGGATTCATTATCAGAATCCATCTTTGCATTAGCGGATATCAAAAAAGGTTATAAGGATAATATATTAAATTCTCATTATCTATTCTGGGTGCATAAACTTTTTCCGAAACATTCTCAGTATAAGATAATCGGAAAATCGGCTAGAGGAAGAGAGATCCCCGCGATCTTACTCACTGATACGAATATCCCGGATGAAGATAAAATTTCAGTTCTATTCAATTGTGCACATCATTCCAACGAAGTTGTTTCTGTGGAACATTGTTATGATGTGATCTATGAACTTTTAGCTCATAAGAAGAAGTATTCCGATATTTTTGCAAAGTTGAAGATCTGGGTAGTCCCAATCGTGAACCCGGACGGTTCTCGTGTGTTTTGGCATGAGAATATGTCTATGGGAAGAAAGAACGGATATCCAGGTTGGGGACAGGTAACTGAAAAAGATAATCCAGGAGTGGATATCAATCGTAACTATCCATTCTTCTGGGGAAAGACAAAATCAAATCAAACTTCTTCCGTATCTAATAGTGTATTTTTCAGAGGACCTTATGCAGGCTCTGAACCTGAAACACAAGCAATGATGAATTTAGCGGAGAAGGAGAGGTTTGCCGCTTCTATCAGTTATCATGCATTTGCGAATTGTATCTTAGTTCCGTATACGATAGATGGGACTTCTAATCCGGAACCCGATCTGGTTTGGAGTTTGGGAAAAAGAATCGCTTCTTCCGTAGAGAGTAAAAATCCAAATCACAATTTCAGCGCTAAAAAAAATATCTACGGTGTGGATGGAGTAGACCAAGATTATTATTTCTTTAAATACGGAACTCTTGCTTATTTAATAGAATCTTCTCATTTGAATCCGCCTTATTCGGATGTTCCTAAAATTGTAGAATCTTTGAGGCCTGCTTGGACGATCCTTTTGGAAGAAATTGCGGATGGAAGTAAACTTTACTTCAAGATCAAGGACGAACATGGGAGTCCATTAGTGGCAAATATCAAATTTGATAAGCTTCTTTTTTACCATGGAGAAGTGAGGACATCTCGTAAAGAAGATGGTATGTTCTTCCAATCCTTTCCGGGTATCCGCGGTATTAAGTTAAAAGTCGAAAAAGAAGGATATGAAACCGTTAACTGGGAAGGAACTACTTGGAGATCTTGGAAAGCGGTTGATATAGTTTTAAGGAAGAAGGCCCCGGCTCAATAG